One genomic segment of Ipomoea triloba cultivar NCNSP0323 chromosome 9, ASM357664v1 includes these proteins:
- the LOC116030058 gene encoding UDP-N-acetylglucosamine--dolichyl-phosphate N-acetylglucosaminephosphotransferase-like isoform X2, which translates to MMNSDCLLTRETGESAMGARKRASKEPAGVAAKPESGDSKPVPTPDDASSEPKITPSKAPLMFKCTAIFSIPYFYLIYYHYGIESELRRSIIINAIISLLGYFVTLAMIPVASKYLVRRNLFGYDINKRGTPQGTIKVPESLGIVVGTVFLVVAILFQYFNFTADSNWLVEYNAALASICFMMMLGFVDDVLDVPWRVKLLLPSIAALPLLMAYAGHTTIVIPKPLVQYVGLEILDLGWIYKLYMWLLAIFCTNSINIHAGINGLEVGQTVVIAAAILIHNIMQIGASTGPEYKQAHAFSIYLAQPLLGTSLALLSYNWYPSLVFVGDTFTYFAGMTMAVVGILGHFSETLLIFFTPQVLNFLLSLPQLAGIIPCPRHRLPKFDPQTRLLTGTNDGTLVNFFLRQFGRMSEQTLCVVLLLFQVWLCGCFRCIIFLLKVRGLYA; encoded by the exons TTTGCTCACGAGGGAAACTGGTGAGTCAGCCATGGGAGCTAGGAAACGAGCTTCAAAAGAACCGGCCGGCGTGGCTGCTAAACCGGAATCTGGCGATTCCAAACCGGTTCCAACGCCTGATGATGCCTCGTCCGAGCCGAAGATCACCCCTTCAAAAGCTCCATTAATGTTCAAATGCACTGCAATTTTCTCAATCCCGTACTTCTACTTGATCTACTACCACTATGGAATCGAATCGGAGCTCCGGAGATCCATCATCATCAATGCTATTATTAGCTTGCTCGGTTACTTCGTAACCCTAGCTATGATCCCTGTGGCCTCGAAATACCTTGTCAGAAGGAACTTATTCGGATACGATATCAACAAGAGGGGCACTCCTCAAGGCACCATTAAAGT GCCTGAGTCACTGGGTATTGTTGTTGGGACCGTTTTCTTGGTTGTGGCTATCTTGTTTCAATACTTTAACTTCACAGCTGATTCAAAT TGGCTTGTTGAGTACAATGCGGCATTAGCTTCAATCTGCTTCATGATGATGCTTGGATTTGTTGATGATGTTCTTGATGTACCATGGAGAGT GAAATTGTTATTGCCATCTATTGCAGCTCTTCCTTTGTTGATGGCGTATGCTGGGCATACAACTATTGTTATACCAAAGCCTCTAGTTCAATATGTTGGATTAGAAATTCTGGATCTAG GATGgatttataaactatatatgtgGCTCTTGGCCATATTTTGCACAAATTCCATAAATATTCATGCTGGTATCAATGGCCTTGAAGTAGGGCAGACAGTTGTTATTGCAGCAGCT ATTTTGATTCATAATATCATGCAAATTGGAGCATCTACTGGCCCCGAGTACAAACAAGCCCATGCATTTTCTATTTATCTTGCCCAACCATTGCTTGGCACTTCCTTGGCTTTACTTTCTTACAACTG GTATCCTTCTTTGGTTTTTGTTGGTGACACCTTCACCTACTTTGCTGGAATGACTATGGCAGTAGTTGGCATTTTGGGTCACTTTAG TGAAACACTTCTGATATTCTTTACCCCTCAAGTTTTGAACTTTCTGCTGTCACTCCCTCAG CTAGCTGGTATTATCCCTTGTCCACGGCATCGACTGCCTAA ATTTGATCCTCAGACGAGGTTACTGACTGGTACGAATGACGGAACATTGGTAAACTTCTTCTTAAGACAATTTGGCAGAATGTCAGAACAGACCCTTTGCGTCGTATTACTACTTTTCCAG GTGTGGTTGTGCGGTTGCTTTAGGTgcataattttccttcttaaggtgcggggtttgtatgcttaa
- the LOC116030058 gene encoding UDP-N-acetylglucosamine--dolichyl-phosphate N-acetylglucosaminephosphotransferase-like isoform X3: protein MMNSDCLLTRETGESAMGARKRASKEPAGVAAKPESGDSKPVPTPDDASSEPKITPSKAPLMFKCTAIFSIPYFYLIYYHYGIESELRRSIIINAIISLLGYFVTLAMIPVASKYLVRRNLFGYDINKRGTPQGTIKVPESLGIVVGTVFLVVAILFQYFNFTADSNWLVEYNAALASICFMMMLGFVDDVLDVPWRVKLLLPSIAALPLLMAYAGHTTIVIPKPLVQYVGLEILDLGWIYKLYMWLLAIFCTNSINIHAGINGLEVGQTVVIAAAILIHNIMQIGASTGPEYKQAHAFSIYLAQPLLGTSLALLSYNWYPSLVFVGDTFTYFAGMTMAVVGILGHFSETLLIFFTPQVLNFLLSLPQLAGIIPCPRHRLPKFDPQTRLLTGTNDGTLVNFFLRQFGRMSEQTLCVVLLLFQAFCCCFCFVLRWLLTGWYK, encoded by the exons TTTGCTCACGAGGGAAACTGGTGAGTCAGCCATGGGAGCTAGGAAACGAGCTTCAAAAGAACCGGCCGGCGTGGCTGCTAAACCGGAATCTGGCGATTCCAAACCGGTTCCAACGCCTGATGATGCCTCGTCCGAGCCGAAGATCACCCCTTCAAAAGCTCCATTAATGTTCAAATGCACTGCAATTTTCTCAATCCCGTACTTCTACTTGATCTACTACCACTATGGAATCGAATCGGAGCTCCGGAGATCCATCATCATCAATGCTATTATTAGCTTGCTCGGTTACTTCGTAACCCTAGCTATGATCCCTGTGGCCTCGAAATACCTTGTCAGAAGGAACTTATTCGGATACGATATCAACAAGAGGGGCACTCCTCAAGGCACCATTAAAGT GCCTGAGTCACTGGGTATTGTTGTTGGGACCGTTTTCTTGGTTGTGGCTATCTTGTTTCAATACTTTAACTTCACAGCTGATTCAAAT TGGCTTGTTGAGTACAATGCGGCATTAGCTTCAATCTGCTTCATGATGATGCTTGGATTTGTTGATGATGTTCTTGATGTACCATGGAGAGT GAAATTGTTATTGCCATCTATTGCAGCTCTTCCTTTGTTGATGGCGTATGCTGGGCATACAACTATTGTTATACCAAAGCCTCTAGTTCAATATGTTGGATTAGAAATTCTGGATCTAG GATGgatttataaactatatatgtgGCTCTTGGCCATATTTTGCACAAATTCCATAAATATTCATGCTGGTATCAATGGCCTTGAAGTAGGGCAGACAGTTGTTATTGCAGCAGCT ATTTTGATTCATAATATCATGCAAATTGGAGCATCTACTGGCCCCGAGTACAAACAAGCCCATGCATTTTCTATTTATCTTGCCCAACCATTGCTTGGCACTTCCTTGGCTTTACTTTCTTACAACTG GTATCCTTCTTTGGTTTTTGTTGGTGACACCTTCACCTACTTTGCTGGAATGACTATGGCAGTAGTTGGCATTTTGGGTCACTTTAG TGAAACACTTCTGATATTCTTTACCCCTCAAGTTTTGAACTTTCTGCTGTCACTCCCTCAG CTAGCTGGTATTATCCCTTGTCCACGGCATCGACTGCCTAA ATTTGATCCTCAGACGAGGTTACTGACTGGTACGAATGACGGAACATTGGTAAACTTCTTCTTAAGACAATTTGGCAGAATGTCAGAACAGACCCTTTGCGTCGTATTACTACTTTTCCAG GCCTTCTGCTGCTGCTTCTGTTTCGTGCTGAGGTGGCTTCTTACTGGTTGGTATAAATGA
- the LOC116030058 gene encoding UDP-N-acetylglucosamine--dolichyl-phosphate N-acetylglucosaminephosphotransferase-like isoform X1 → MMNSDCLLTRETGESAMGARKRASKEPAGVAAKPESGDSKPVPTPDDASSEPKITPSKAPLMFKCTAIFSIPYFYLIYYHYGIESELRRSIIINAIISLLGYFVTLAMIPVASKYLVRRNLFGYDINKRGTPQGTIKVPESLGIVVGTVFLVVAILFQYFNFTADSNWLVEYNAALASICFMMMLGFVDDVLDVPWRVKLLLPSIAALPLLMAYAGHTTIVIPKPLVQYVGLEILDLGWIYKLYMWLLAIFCTNSINIHAGINGLEVGQTVVIAAAILIHNIMQIGASTGPEYKQAHAFSIYLAQPLLGTSLALLSYNWYPSLVFVGDTFTYFAGMTMAVVGILGHFSETLLIFFTPQVLNFLLSLPQLAGIIPCPRHRLPKFDPQTRLLTGTNDGTLVNFFLRQFGRMSEQTLCVVLLLFQVWLCGCFRCIIFLLKAFCCCFCFVLRWLLTGWYK, encoded by the exons TTTGCTCACGAGGGAAACTGGTGAGTCAGCCATGGGAGCTAGGAAACGAGCTTCAAAAGAACCGGCCGGCGTGGCTGCTAAACCGGAATCTGGCGATTCCAAACCGGTTCCAACGCCTGATGATGCCTCGTCCGAGCCGAAGATCACCCCTTCAAAAGCTCCATTAATGTTCAAATGCACTGCAATTTTCTCAATCCCGTACTTCTACTTGATCTACTACCACTATGGAATCGAATCGGAGCTCCGGAGATCCATCATCATCAATGCTATTATTAGCTTGCTCGGTTACTTCGTAACCCTAGCTATGATCCCTGTGGCCTCGAAATACCTTGTCAGAAGGAACTTATTCGGATACGATATCAACAAGAGGGGCACTCCTCAAGGCACCATTAAAGT GCCTGAGTCACTGGGTATTGTTGTTGGGACCGTTTTCTTGGTTGTGGCTATCTTGTTTCAATACTTTAACTTCACAGCTGATTCAAAT TGGCTTGTTGAGTACAATGCGGCATTAGCTTCAATCTGCTTCATGATGATGCTTGGATTTGTTGATGATGTTCTTGATGTACCATGGAGAGT GAAATTGTTATTGCCATCTATTGCAGCTCTTCCTTTGTTGATGGCGTATGCTGGGCATACAACTATTGTTATACCAAAGCCTCTAGTTCAATATGTTGGATTAGAAATTCTGGATCTAG GATGgatttataaactatatatgtgGCTCTTGGCCATATTTTGCACAAATTCCATAAATATTCATGCTGGTATCAATGGCCTTGAAGTAGGGCAGACAGTTGTTATTGCAGCAGCT ATTTTGATTCATAATATCATGCAAATTGGAGCATCTACTGGCCCCGAGTACAAACAAGCCCATGCATTTTCTATTTATCTTGCCCAACCATTGCTTGGCACTTCCTTGGCTTTACTTTCTTACAACTG GTATCCTTCTTTGGTTTTTGTTGGTGACACCTTCACCTACTTTGCTGGAATGACTATGGCAGTAGTTGGCATTTTGGGTCACTTTAG TGAAACACTTCTGATATTCTTTACCCCTCAAGTTTTGAACTTTCTGCTGTCACTCCCTCAG CTAGCTGGTATTATCCCTTGTCCACGGCATCGACTGCCTAA ATTTGATCCTCAGACGAGGTTACTGACTGGTACGAATGACGGAACATTGGTAAACTTCTTCTTAAGACAATTTGGCAGAATGTCAGAACAGACCCTTTGCGTCGTATTACTACTTTTCCAG GTGTGGTTGTGCGGTTGCTTTAGGTgcataattttccttcttaag GCCTTCTGCTGCTGCTTCTGTTTCGTGCTGAGGTGGCTTCTTACTGGTTGGTATAAATGA